From Staphylococcus delphini, one genomic window encodes:
- a CDS encoding M24 family metallopeptidase codes for MKNRLQKIRTLLQDKHLDGLVVLSDFNRRYLSGFTGTSGALIITQDKAQLITDFRYTDQAQQQATEFEVILQKGDLFSTLTEQFKTLNLQNIGFEGHLVAYDSFLKLNQGRHDLISIGQAIETIRQTKDEDEIKAIQKAAQIVDEAYEYILTVVKPGMTEKEVKAHLESKMLHLGADDTSFDTIVASGVRGAMPHGVASDKVIQSGEMVTLDFGAYYNGYCSDITRTFAVGQPSEEMVNIYNIVLKSQEAAIAAIRPGMTGKEMDSIARDIITEAGYGKHFGHSLGHGIGLDIHELPALSQKSDVVLEKNHCVTIEPGIYVEGLGGVRIEDDILITENGGERFTNCTKDLIILEEE; via the coding sequence ATGAAAAATAGACTTCAAAAGATAAGAACTTTATTACAAGACAAACATCTCGATGGTTTAGTTGTATTATCTGACTTTAATCGTCGCTATTTATCAGGGTTTACAGGTACAAGTGGCGCTCTCATCATTACACAGGACAAAGCACAACTTATCACAGACTTCCGCTATACCGATCAAGCACAACAACAAGCCACTGAGTTTGAGGTCATTTTACAAAAAGGAGATTTGTTCTCCACATTAACCGAACAATTTAAAACATTAAATTTACAAAATATCGGTTTTGAAGGCCATCTCGTTGCTTATGATTCATTTTTAAAATTAAACCAAGGCCGTCACGATCTCATTTCGATTGGTCAAGCCATTGAAACAATTCGTCAAACGAAAGATGAAGACGAAATTAAAGCGATTCAAAAAGCGGCACAAATTGTGGATGAGGCATATGAATATATTCTCACTGTCGTTAAACCGGGTATGACTGAGAAAGAAGTTAAAGCGCATTTGGAAAGTAAAATGTTGCATTTAGGTGCAGACGACACGTCATTTGATACTATCGTTGCTTCAGGCGTTCGAGGTGCGATGCCACACGGTGTAGCTTCTGATAAAGTCATTCAGTCAGGAGAAATGGTCACGTTAGATTTTGGTGCATACTACAACGGTTACTGTTCAGATATCACACGTACTTTCGCTGTCGGTCAACCTTCTGAAGAAATGGTTAACATTTACAATATCGTGTTGAAAAGTCAAGAAGCCGCCATTGCAGCGATTCGTCCAGGAATGACAGGTAAAGAAATGGATAGCATTGCGCGTGATATCATTACAGAGGCGGGTTACGGAAAGCATTTCGGTCATTCGTTAGGTCACGGTATCGGTTTAGACATTCATGAACTTCCTGCTCTATCTCAAAAATCAGATGTCGTCTTAGAAAAAAATCATTGTGTCACGATTGAACCGGGTATTTATGTAGAAGGATTAGGTGGTGTTCGTATAGAAGATGACATTTTAATTACAGAAAATGGCGGCGAACGCTTTACTAATTGCACAAAAGACCTTATTATTTTAGAAGAAGAGTGA
- the efp gene encoding elongation factor P, whose amino-acid sequence MISVNDFKTGLTISVDNGIWKVIEFQHVKPGKGSAFVRSKLRNLRTGAIQEKTFRAGEKVEPAMIENRRMQYLYADGDNHVFMDNETFEQTELSTDYLEYELKFLKANMDVHIQTYQGETIGVELPKTVELEVTETEPGIKGDTATGATKSATVETGYTLNVPLFVNEGDVLVINTTDGSYVSRG is encoded by the coding sequence ATGATTTCTGTAAATGATTTTAAAACAGGCTTAACGATTTCTGTCGATAACGGAATCTGGAAAGTAATTGAATTCCAACACGTTAAACCTGGTAAAGGGTCTGCGTTTGTGAGATCAAAATTACGTAATTTAAGAACAGGTGCGATCCAAGAAAAAACTTTCCGTGCAGGCGAAAAAGTTGAACCAGCGATGATTGAAAACCGCCGTATGCAATACTTGTATGCTGATGGTGATAATCACGTATTCATGGACAACGAAACTTTCGAACAAACAGAACTAAGTACAGATTACTTAGAATACGAATTGAAGTTCTTAAAAGCAAATATGGATGTACATATCCAAACGTACCAAGGTGAAACAATCGGTGTGGAATTACCAAAAACTGTTGAGCTTGAAGTAACTGAAACTGAACCTGGTATTAAAGGGGACACAGCGACAGGTGCAACAAAATCAGCAACAGTTGAAACAGGTTACACATTGAATGTGCCATTATTCGTCAATGAAGGCGATGTGTTAGTCATTAACACAACAGATGGTAGCTACGTTTCACGCGGTTAA
- the accB gene encoding acetyl-CoA carboxylase biotin carboxyl carrier protein: MNFKEIKELIDILDNSNLTEISIEDKGTTINLKKEKEIVTQQISAPQQMVAPSVAAEPVQASAASVDAPATEADASLKTITAPMVGTFYKSPSPEESAYVQVGDQVTPDTTVCILEAMKLFNEIQAEVAGEIVEILVEDGQMVEYGQALFKVK; encoded by the coding sequence ATGAATTTTAAAGAGATTAAAGAATTAATTGATATTCTAGACAATTCTAACCTCACTGAAATCAGTATTGAAGATAAAGGTACGACAATCAACTTAAAAAAAGAAAAAGAAATTGTGACACAACAAATTTCAGCACCACAGCAAATGGTTGCACCAAGTGTAGCAGCTGAACCTGTCCAAGCAAGCGCGGCATCAGTAGACGCACCAGCAACAGAGGCTGATGCATCACTCAAAACGATTACAGCGCCTATGGTCGGTACATTCTATAAATCACCGTCTCCTGAAGAGAGTGCTTATGTTCAAGTCGGAGATCAAGTGACACCTGATACAACAGTTTGTATTTTAGAAGCTATGAAGTTATTTAATGAAATTCAAGCTGAAGTGGCTGGTGAAATCGTTGAAATTTTAGTTGAAGATGGACAAATGGTTGAGTATGGCCAAGCTTTATTCAAGGTGAAATAA
- the accC gene encoding acetyl-CoA carboxylase biotin carboxylase subunit: MKKILIANRGEIAVRIIRACHELGIQTVAIYSEGDKDALHTQLADEAYCVGPKQSKDSYLNIPNILSIATSTGCDGIHPGYGFLAENGDFAELCEAVQLKFIGPSYESIQKMGIKDIAKEEMKRANVPVVPGSEGLVNTIEDAIQTANSIGYPVIIKATAGGGGKGIRIARNEEELINGYKMTQQEAETAFGNGGLYLEKFIENFRHIEIQILGDEHGNVIHLGERDCTIQRRMQKLVEESPSPILTEEKRKEMGDAAVRAAKAVNYFNAGTIEFIYDLDEDLFYFMEMNTRIQVEHPVTEMVTGVDLVKQQIKVAMGEKLPYTQDDIQIQGHAIEFRINAENPYKNFMPSPGKIEQYLTPGGFGVRIDSACYTNYVIPPYYDSMVAKLIVHQPTREEAIMSGLRALSEFVVLGIDTTIPFHIRLLNHPVFNKGFFSTKFLEIYDIMNEDH; encoded by the coding sequence ATGAAAAAAATATTAATTGCAAACCGTGGCGAGATTGCAGTGCGTATTATTCGCGCATGTCACGAATTGGGCATCCAAACTGTAGCGATTTATTCTGAAGGCGACAAAGATGCTTTACATACTCAATTAGCCGACGAAGCCTACTGTGTGGGACCCAAGCAATCAAAAGATTCGTACTTGAACATACCGAATATTTTATCTATCGCCACTTCTACAGGATGTGACGGTATTCACCCTGGCTATGGCTTCTTAGCTGAAAATGGTGATTTTGCGGAATTGTGTGAAGCTGTCCAATTGAAATTTATTGGGCCGAGCTATGAATCGATTCAGAAGATGGGTATTAAAGATATTGCAAAAGAAGAAATGAAACGTGCAAATGTCCCTGTTGTTCCTGGTAGCGAAGGACTTGTGAACACGATTGAAGATGCCATCCAAACTGCAAACTCAATTGGTTACCCTGTTATTATAAAAGCAACTGCTGGTGGTGGCGGTAAAGGGATTCGTATCGCACGTAATGAAGAAGAATTAATCAATGGTTATAAAATGACGCAACAAGAAGCAGAAACAGCTTTCGGTAACGGCGGCTTATATTTAGAGAAATTTATTGAAAACTTCCGTCATATCGAAATTCAAATTCTTGGTGATGAGCATGGAAACGTGATTCATCTTGGCGAACGTGATTGTACGATTCAACGACGCATGCAAAAGCTTGTTGAAGAATCGCCATCTCCAATACTTACTGAAGAGAAAAGAAAAGAGATGGGCGATGCAGCCGTGAGAGCAGCTAAAGCGGTCAATTATTTTAACGCAGGAACCATTGAATTTATATATGATTTAGATGAAGATCTATTTTACTTCATGGAGATGAATACGCGAATTCAAGTTGAGCATCCAGTAACTGAAATGGTGACAGGTGTTGACCTCGTAAAACAACAAATCAAAGTGGCTATGGGCGAAAAGTTACCTTATACACAAGATGATATTCAAATTCAAGGTCATGCGATTGAATTTCGTATCAACGCTGAAAATCCTTATAAAAACTTTATGCCGTCACCTGGTAAAATTGAACAGTATTTAACACCAGGCGGCTTTGGTGTACGGATTGATTCAGCTTGTTACACGAACTATGTCATTCCACCTTACTATGATTCAATGGTGGCGAAATTGATTGTGCATCAACCGACGAGGGAAGAAGCCATTATGTCTGGTTTACGTGCGCTCAGTGAATTTGTTGTACTCGGCATCGATACAACCATTCCTTTCCATATTCGTTTACTAAATCATCCAGTCTTCAATAAAGGTTTCTTTAGCACCAAATTTTTAGAGATTTACGATATTATGAATGAAGATCATTAA
- a CDS encoding Asp23/Gls24 family envelope stress response protein, which produces MAKPIEHFNPNLGTVEIEPEVISVIASIAVSEVKGVEGAFPDLKNSTLERFGRKNLSKGVKITTKENEITIDVYCSLSYGVKVSETALKVQESIHSALRTMTALTPQQINVHITHIEMAKNNRD; this is translated from the coding sequence ATGGCAAAGCCAATTGAACATTTCAACCCTAATCTTGGAACTGTTGAAATCGAACCCGAAGTCATTTCTGTGATTGCAAGTATCGCAGTATCAGAAGTGAAAGGTGTTGAAGGGGCATTTCCAGATTTAAAAAATTCAACTTTGGAACGCTTTGGTCGCAAAAACTTAAGTAAAGGCGTTAAAATCACAACGAAAGAGAATGAAATCACTATAGATGTCTATTGTTCTTTAAGCTATGGCGTTAAAGTTTCCGAAACAGCGTTAAAAGTTCAAGAATCCATTCATAGTGCATTGCGTACGATGACTGCACTCACACCTCAGCAAATCAATGTGCACATTACACATATAGAAATGGCAAAAAATAATCGTGATTAA
- the nusB gene encoding transcription antitermination factor NusB — translation MSRKQARSQAFQTLFQLEMKNTELTIDEAISFIKEDYPDLDFDFIKWLVSGVKDHQHVLDETISPHLNGWTIARLLKTDRIILRMATFEMNHSDTPEKVIINEAVELAKQFSDDDHYKFINGVLSHIKRN, via the coding sequence ATGAGTAGAAAACAAGCAAGAAGTCAAGCCTTTCAAACATTATTCCAACTAGAGATGAAAAATACGGAGTTGACGATTGACGAAGCGATTAGTTTTATAAAAGAAGACTATCCAGATTTGGATTTCGACTTCATTAAATGGCTTGTTTCTGGTGTGAAAGATCATCAACATGTATTAGACGAAACAATTAGTCCGCATTTGAACGGATGGACGATTGCGCGTTTGTTGAAAACTGATCGTATCATTTTACGTATGGCGACATTTGAAATGAACCACAGTGATACACCAGAAAAAGTGATTATTAATGAAGCAGTAGAACTGGCAAAACAATTTAGCGATGATGATCATTATAAATTTATCAACGGTGTATTAAGTCACATTAAAAGAAATTGA
- the xseA gene encoding exodeoxyribonuclease VII large subunit: MEKYLTISALTKYIKYKFDQDPHLQSVYIKGELSNFKRHSSGHLYFAVKDENSVIAAMMFKTQANQLDFDPKEGDQVLIEARVSVYERRGNYQIYVNHMQLDGVGNLYQKFEQLKNKLMKEGYFDAVHKKPIPKYPQKIAILTASTGAAIRDIQNTLNSRYPLAEQIKISTLVQGAQAKADIIEKLQSADQLGADVIILGRGGGSIEDLWNFNEEDVVKAIFSCQTPVISAVGHETDTTLSDFVADLRAATPTQAAMLATPDKQELKQVLSQTRAYLNRYMKQHLKHTAQQLQQLQSYYKFKQPGLLYEQQTQKRDELDRALHQSMQFRLQHEQQRLAMLQQRIRIKYFYDNVQRQKQTSMDLSSQLHKQIQRILTSKKQIFQHQLLSLDNLSPTKTMLRGYSIVKKGDEVITSSHDVHEGERIEVTMKDGALDARIEKVRWQNDDRK; the protein is encoded by the coding sequence ATGGAAAAGTATTTAACAATCTCTGCATTAACTAAATATATTAAGTATAAATTTGATCAAGATCCACATCTTCAAAGCGTCTATATCAAGGGCGAATTATCGAATTTTAAACGTCATAGCAGTGGGCATTTATATTTTGCCGTTAAAGATGAAAACAGTGTTATCGCTGCAATGATGTTTAAAACACAGGCAAACCAACTTGACTTCGACCCAAAAGAAGGCGATCAAGTTCTCATAGAAGCACGTGTATCCGTTTATGAACGTCGTGGCAATTATCAAATTTACGTAAATCATATGCAATTGGATGGTGTAGGGAATCTTTACCAAAAATTTGAGCAATTAAAAAATAAGCTTATGAAAGAAGGCTATTTTGATGCAGTTCATAAAAAACCTATCCCTAAGTATCCTCAAAAAATTGCGATACTCACAGCCAGTACCGGCGCTGCTATTCGAGATATTCAAAACACTTTGAACAGTCGTTATCCACTAGCTGAACAAATCAAAATCAGTACACTTGTTCAAGGCGCACAGGCAAAAGCGGACATCATCGAAAAATTACAATCTGCGGATCAACTCGGTGCAGATGTCATTATACTAGGACGGGGCGGCGGTTCTATTGAAGATTTGTGGAACTTCAATGAGGAAGATGTTGTTAAAGCTATTTTTTCATGTCAAACACCTGTTATATCTGCTGTTGGGCATGAAACGGATACAACACTTAGTGACTTTGTTGCTGATTTACGTGCCGCAACACCGACGCAAGCTGCGATGTTAGCGACACCGGACAAACAAGAACTCAAACAAGTATTGTCTCAAACACGTGCTTATTTGAACCGCTATATGAAGCAACATTTAAAACATACAGCACAACAACTACAGCAGTTGCAATCGTATTACAAATTTAAGCAACCCGGTTTGTTATATGAACAGCAAACACAAAAACGTGACGAACTCGATCGTGCCCTTCATCAATCGATGCAATTTCGACTACAACACGAACAACAACGGTTAGCCATGTTGCAACAACGCATTCGCATTAAATATTTTTATGATAACGTACAACGCCAAAAACAAACATCTATGGATTTATCATCTCAGTTGCACAAACAAATTCAGCGTATTTTAACTTCTAAAAAGCAAATCTTTCAACATCAACTGTTATCGCTTGATAATTTGAGCCCTACAAAGACGATGTTACGAGGTTACTCTATAGTTAAAAAAGGTGATGAAGTCATTACGAGTAGTCATGACGTACATGAAGGTGAACGCATTGAAGTCACTATGAAAGATGGCGCTTTAGATGCAAGAATTGAAAAGGTGAGGTGGCAAAATGACGACCGAAAATAA
- a CDS encoding exodeoxyribonuclease VII small subunit, with product MTTENKSFEEMMKELESIVNQLDNDTISLEKSLELYQQGIALSKSCEKTLSDAEKKVAELMDKEADESDESKSE from the coding sequence ATGACGACCGAAAATAAATCTTTTGAAGAAATGATGAAAGAATTAGAAAGTATTGTAAATCAGCTAGATAATGATACGATATCGCTAGAAAAATCTTTAGAATTGTATCAACAAGGCATAGCGCTTTCTAAATCATGTGAAAAAACATTGAGTGATGCTGAGAAAAAAGTAGCAGAATTAATGGATAAAGAGGCAGATGAAAGTGATGAATCAAAGTCTGAATGA
- a CDS encoding polyprenyl synthetase family protein, whose amino-acid sequence MNQSLNELLEQFNGHLNHAIEDSQLGTSLEQSMRYSLEAGGKRIRPLLMLATIKMLDHQKLASGMHVALALEMIHTYSLIHDDLPAMDDDDLRRGKPTNHTVYGEWLAILAGDALLTKAFEKIALTPHIDAQIKVALIEKLSQASGHQGMVGGQTLDMQSENQQIPLETLENIHIHKTGALIQFAIEAATIITSIRHTTAQQLIQFSQHLGVIFQIKDDLLDVYGDEAKLGKPVGSDVSNHKSTYVTLLGEEGAEQELQAHIQKAEAILTTLSTEFDTTDLNYLLTLFYQRQN is encoded by the coding sequence ATGAATCAAAGTCTGAATGAGTTATTAGAACAATTTAATGGCCACTTAAATCATGCGATAGAAGATTCGCAACTTGGTACTTCACTTGAACAGAGTATGCGTTATTCTCTAGAAGCTGGTGGAAAAAGAATACGCCCCTTACTCATGTTAGCTACAATTAAAATGTTGGATCATCAAAAGCTTGCGAGTGGTATGCATGTTGCTTTAGCGCTCGAAATGATTCATACATATTCATTGATTCATGACGATTTACCCGCAATGGATGACGATGATTTAAGACGTGGTAAACCGACGAATCATACAGTCTATGGTGAGTGGCTGGCGATATTGGCTGGAGACGCCTTATTGACGAAAGCGTTTGAAAAGATTGCGTTGACACCTCATATTGACGCTCAAATCAAAGTTGCACTCATTGAAAAATTAAGTCAAGCGAGTGGGCATCAAGGTATGGTAGGCGGTCAAACGTTAGACATGCAAAGTGAAAATCAACAAATTCCACTCGAAACACTTGAAAATATTCACATTCATAAAACGGGTGCGCTGATCCAATTTGCGATTGAAGCTGCAACAATCATTACTTCAATTCGTCATACAACTGCACAACAATTGATTCAGTTTTCTCAACATTTAGGTGTCATTTTCCAAATTAAAGATGACCTCTTAGATGTGTACGGTGATGAAGCGAAACTAGGCAAACCTGTAGGCAGCGATGTCTCTAATCATAAAAGTACATATGTCACACTTTTAGGTGAAGAGGGCGCTGAACAAGAACTTCAAGCACATATTCAAAAAGCAGAAGCCATTTTAACAACTTTATCAACGGAATTTGATACAACGGATTTAAACTATTTGTTAACACTTTTTTATCAACGTCAAAATTAG
- the dxs gene encoding 1-deoxy-D-xylulose-5-phosphate synthase codes for MDVRNIQNPSFLKSLSVKELEALSHDVRQFLIQTCAVTGGHIGANLGVVELTIALHKHFNSPEDKIIWDVGHQSYIHKILTGRGHQFETLRQYRGLCGFPKLKESDHDVWEAGHSSTSLSAAMGMAKARDILGKKNHIVPVIGDGALTGGMALEALNNIGHDRTNMTIILNDNEMSIAPNVGAMHNMLGRIRMNQGYNRLKFDAESILSRLPGGSRLRESADRIKDSLKYLVVDGAFFEELGIRYIGPVDGHNFEELENALTAADSINKPVLIHVVTNKGKGYHPAENDKIGTWHGLGPYKLETGEQIKGQTQGPSWSQLMSDEILSYAKKDRRVVAITPAMPVGSKLTKFQSELPEQFFDVGIAEQHAVTMAAGLAIEGMKPYVAIYSTFLQRAYDQVLHDVDRQNLNVIFGVDRSGLVGADGETHQGVFDVGFLTQFPNMIVMMPKDENEAKDLVYTAMHHEQGPIAIRYPRGNGLGVEITDKREHLPIGTWEDLTEGQDVALISYGPTLATLVKVAKTLAEQGIQARVINARYIKPMDTTVLDDLGAKNMPVVTVEEAMLNGGLGSQIANYFTDHGYTNRIKRLGIDDEYIEHGDVDQILEDLGLTHDPLVHTIQQFLD; via the coding sequence ATGGACGTAAGAAATATACAGAATCCTTCATTCTTAAAAAGTCTTTCTGTTAAAGAGCTTGAAGCATTGAGTCACGATGTGAGACAGTTCTTAATTCAAACGTGTGCTGTGACGGGGGGGCATATTGGTGCTAATTTAGGTGTTGTTGAACTTACAATCGCACTGCATAAGCATTTTAATAGTCCAGAAGATAAAATTATCTGGGATGTCGGTCATCAAAGTTACATTCATAAAATTTTGACAGGCCGCGGTCATCAGTTTGAAACATTAAGACAATATAGAGGATTATGTGGATTTCCAAAATTAAAAGAGTCTGATCATGATGTGTGGGAAGCTGGGCATAGTTCTACCTCATTATCAGCTGCGATGGGCATGGCAAAAGCGAGAGATATTTTAGGCAAAAAGAATCATATCGTTCCAGTTATTGGAGATGGTGCGCTGACTGGCGGTATGGCACTTGAAGCTTTAAACAACATCGGCCATGATCGAACAAATATGACAATTATTTTAAACGATAACGAAATGAGTATCGCACCTAATGTTGGCGCAATGCATAACATGCTCGGTCGTATTCGAATGAACCAAGGCTATAATCGACTCAAGTTTGATGCTGAATCGATTTTAAGTCGTTTACCTGGGGGCAGTCGATTACGTGAATCTGCTGATCGCATTAAAGACAGCTTAAAATATTTAGTTGTAGATGGCGCCTTTTTCGAAGAGCTCGGTATTCGCTACATTGGTCCAGTTGATGGCCATAACTTTGAAGAACTGGAAAACGCCTTAACTGCAGCAGATTCTATTAACAAACCGGTGTTGATCCATGTTGTCACGAACAAAGGGAAAGGTTACCATCCCGCTGAAAATGATAAAATCGGCACTTGGCACGGCTTAGGACCATACAAATTAGAAACTGGCGAACAAATTAAAGGTCAAACACAAGGACCTTCATGGAGTCAGTTAATGAGTGACGAAATTCTGTCATATGCGAAAAAGGATCGCCGTGTTGTTGCTATTACACCTGCAATGCCTGTAGGGTCTAAACTTACAAAATTCCAGTCAGAGTTGCCTGAACAATTTTTTGACGTCGGTATTGCTGAACAACATGCTGTCACGATGGCGGCTGGTCTAGCGATTGAAGGTATGAAACCGTATGTTGCGATCTATTCGACGTTTTTACAGCGCGCGTATGACCAAGTGTTACATGATGTCGATCGTCAAAACTTAAACGTCATTTTTGGTGTGGACCGCTCCGGCCTTGTCGGTGCAGACGGCGAAACGCATCAAGGTGTGTTTGATGTCGGCTTCTTGACACAATTTCCAAATATGATTGTAATGATGCCTAAAGATGAAAATGAAGCGAAAGATCTCGTTTATACAGCGATGCACCATGAACAAGGACCAATTGCGATCCGTTATCCACGTGGCAATGGTTTAGGTGTTGAAATCACTGATAAACGTGAGCACTTGCCTATTGGAACGTGGGAAGATTTAACTGAAGGTCAAGACGTGGCACTGATTAGCTATGGACCGACACTCGCGACTTTAGTTAAAGTGGCTAAAACATTAGCAGAGCAAGGTATTCAAGCACGTGTCATTAATGCACGTTATATCAAACCGATGGACACAACTGTCTTAGATGACTTAGGTGCCAAAAACATGCCTGTGGTTACAGTCGAAGAAGCGATGTTAAATGGTGGTTTAGGTAGTCAAATCGCAAATTACTTCACCGATCATGGATATACCAATCGCATCAAAAGACTCGGTATCGATGATGAGTACATTGAGCACGGAGATGTGGACCAAATTTTAGAAGATTTAGGGTTAACCCATGACCCGCTCGTTCATACAATTCAACAATTTTTAGACTAA